The following DNA comes from Moritella sp. 24.
ACATTGTTGATGCGACAGGATTAGATAAGGAAAGTGCTGCCCTTGCAAGTCAACGACAATATGGCGAGCCTGTACTCTGGAAAGGTAATGCAGCACAAAAACAAATATTCATTCAACACTTAAAAAAACAAGGGGCGACGATCTTAGAGGGTGGACGTTTCTTGCATGTTTGCGGCGATTGTAACAAAGGTAAAGCAATGGGCTGGTTAATGAATCAGTTTAAATTATTTCATCCACAGCAAACACCCTACTCTATTGCTCTCGGTGACGGTAACAATGATATTGCCATGTTAGAAGCTGCGCAATATGCCGCCATCATTTTATCACCAGCACATATCCCTCCAAAATTAAAACGTAAACAAGGCCTCATCACCAGCAAGTACACAGGGCCAACAGGATGGGCAGAAGTGTTAGCGAAGTTATTACCCAAACTACGGCCTAATCTGTCATCCAAATTATTACCGACAGTATCACCAGAGCTTGAGCTAACAACGGTTTAATTTTTGAAGCATTAAATTCACCACTTAGATGCAAATATTAAGGAAGATTTATCATGGCTGATTTCTATCAAAATGGTGTTATTACAACACTGCATAACCTAAATCAACGTCCATTAGAAGCAATGGAAGCAGAACTCACTGAGTTTTCAAAATCTCGCCCAATGTCGTTAATTCTACCTTCATTATTTTCGGAATTAGAAGGCGAAGCATTGCCTAATATTATTAATCATTTACAAGATGTACCGTATTTAAACGAGATCGTCATTGGTTTAGATCGCGCGAATGAAGCACAATACAAACATGCGTTAAAATTCTTCGGCGCATTGCCACAACATCACCGTATTTTATGGAATGATGGCCCTCGCCTGCAAGCACTTGATGCCGAACTAGCCGAGCTTGGCTTAGCACCCAAAGAATTAGGCAAAGGCCGTAACGTCTGGTATTGCATGGGTTACACACTTGCATCTGGAAAGTCAGAATCGGTGGCGTTACATGATTGCGATATTCTAACCTACGACAGATCACTGCTCGCACGTTTGATTTATCCCGTTGCTAATCCGCAATTTAACTATGAATTTTGTAAAGGTTTTTATGCCCGCGTTGCTGACGGTAAGATTAACGGCAGGGTTTCTCGATTATTAATCACGCCTTTATTACGTTCGCTAAAACGCGTTGTCGGCCATAACGATTACCTTGAATACATGGACAGCTTCCGTTATCCGCTCGCCGGTGAGTTCTCATTCCGTAAAGACGTACTTAACGATATTCGCATCCCAAGTGACTGGGGTTTAGAGATTGGCGTATTATCAGAAATGCACCGTAATTATTCTCACAATCGATTATGCCAAGCCGATATTGCTGATGTTTACGATCACAAACATCAAGACCTGTCGTTAGATAACGAAGATGGTGGCTTATCAAAAATGTCGATTGATATTACCAAGGCATTTTTCCGTAAACTGGCGACCCAAGGTCATACCTTTACCAACGAAAATTTCCGCACAATCAAAGCGACTTATTACCGTATTGCCCTCGATTTTGTTGAAACCTATTATAACGATGCCGTAATGAATGGCCTGACACTCGATATTCATTCAGAAGAAGAAGCCGTCGAAATGTTCGCTCAAAACATCATGACAGCCGGACAAAACTTCCTCGAAAATCCAATGGAAAAACCCTTTATGCCAAGTTGGAACCGCGTTATTTCAGCCATGCCAGACGTATTAGAACGCCTTAAAGAAGCGGTAGAGTTAGATAGAGCTGACTTCATAGCTCAATAATGAA
Coding sequences within:
- a CDS encoding glycosyl transferase yields the protein MADFYQNGVITTLHNLNQRPLEAMEAELTEFSKSRPMSLILPSLFSELEGEALPNIINHLQDVPYLNEIVIGLDRANEAQYKHALKFFGALPQHHRILWNDGPRLQALDAELAELGLAPKELGKGRNVWYCMGYTLASGKSESVALHDCDILTYDRSLLARLIYPVANPQFNYEFCKGFYARVADGKINGRVSRLLITPLLRSLKRVVGHNDYLEYMDSFRYPLAGEFSFRKDVLNDIRIPSDWGLEIGVLSEMHRNYSHNRLCQADIADVYDHKHQDLSLDNEDGGLSKMSIDITKAFFRKLATQGHTFTNENFRTIKATYYRIALDFVETYYNDAVMNGLTLDIHSEEEAVEMFAQNIMTAGQNFLENPMEKPFMPSWNRVISAMPDVLERLKEAVELDRADFIAQ